A region from the Medicago truncatula cultivar Jemalong A17 chromosome 6, MtrunA17r5.0-ANR, whole genome shotgun sequence genome encodes:
- the LOC112417978 gene encoding uncharacterized protein, whose product MEGNESKRPIDDDDEAIPIGADEMCNDDEIFSRTLVGKLWIETPYNTRAFKQTILQAWRARNPVEIQDLNKNLFLFKFTSKREADLVCNNGPWSFDRNILVLNRISGTEQPSELAMNRSSFWVKVYDLPLKLRSEAMTQKLGNILGVFEEMDMKEINRMGKFLRIKTSLDLTKLLKRGSKLHFQGKDIWVDYKYERLPNFCFVCGRIGHQMRDCEDIEDHDQEGCSEVEEKDQAFDPWLRASPLPKITFEVSKESGSSGCSKNLFPAQSISKGQNSGTAMEKDEEVEQPKEPNVEQNKKKIIDGSNTDGIAKVGVLVPII is encoded by the coding sequence ATGGAGGGAAACGAATCTAAGCGACCtatagatgatgatgatgaggcaATACCGATCGGAGCAGATGAGATGTGTAACGACGATGAGATTTTCTCCCGTACTCTCGTCGGAAAACTCTGGATAGAAACCCCTTACAACACCAGAGCTTTCAAACAAACTATACTCCAAGCTTGGAGAGCGAGGAACCCGGTTGAAATCCAAGATCTGAACAAAAATCTATTCCTTTTCAAGTTCACATCTAAGAGAGAAGCAGATCTGGTATGTAATAATGGCCCATGGAGCTTTGATAGAAACATCCTTGTCCTCAACCGCATCTCCGGGACCGAGCAACCTTCGGAGCTAGCGATGAACAGATCCTCCTTTTGGGTTAAAGTTTACGACCTACCACTCAAGCTGCGATCCGAAGCTATGACACAAAAGCTGGGTAACATCCTTGGAGTGTTTGAAGAAATGGATATGAAGGAGATAAACAGGATGGGTAAGTTTCTCAGAATCAAAACCTCTTTGGACCTCACAAAACTACTCAAAAGAGGTTCCAAGCTGCACTTCCAGGGTAAGGATATCTGGGTGGACTACAAGTATGAAAGGCTACCaaacttttgttttgtttgtgggAGGATTGGGCACCAAATGAGGGATTGTGAAGACATAGAAGACCATGACCAGGAAGGATGTAGTGAAGTTGAAGAGAAAGATCAAGCCTTTGACCCGTGGCTCAGAGCTTCGCCTCTCCCAAAAATCACATTCGAAGTAAGTAAGGAGTCAGGCTCTAGTGGCTGTAGTAAAAATCTGTTTCCAGCACAAAGTATCAGCAAGGGCCAGAACTCAGGAACGGCTATGGAGAAGGATGAAGAAGTGGAGCAGCCAAAAGAACCAAATGTTGAGcagaataaaaagaaaatcattgatGGCAGCAACACTGATGGGATAGCAAAAGTAGGGGTACTGGTTCCAATTATCTAG